The Candidatus Dormiibacterota bacterium genome includes a window with the following:
- a CDS encoding DUF1800 domain-containing protein, which yields MATIATAQVRPAGHIEVSNALAPYRGALDRRSAAHLLRRAGFGGTSQEIARYAAMSPSFAAETLTHFADTSRLPSPPDVYDPRAAIFALRGELRGADSTAKRQARQSIRREMVRSILSLQNWWLGRMLATPAPLQEKMTFFLHGHFTTAAIQKGVWPTYVWQQNQLYRSNALGNLRDLTLAVSKDPAMLLYLDNALNNKAHPNENYARELMELFTLGHGNYTEEDVRQSARAFTGWSLNRKAGTFFDNRRIHDDGVKTFLGRSGNFDGTDIVNIIYQQAACPKFWAEKLLSAFVYGNPEPELIEQVAALIHRHDYTLAPVMSTLLQSNVFYSERAYRALVKSPVEYVVGTHKAFGLAAIVPGSLPALRAMGQVL from the coding sequence ATGGCTACGATCGCAACCGCACAGGTCCGCCCGGCCGGGCATATCGAGGTATCGAACGCGCTCGCGCCCTATCGAGGTGCGCTCGATCGGCGCTCGGCGGCGCACTTGCTGCGCCGCGCCGGTTTCGGCGGCACTTCGCAAGAGATCGCGCGGTACGCAGCGATGTCGCCCAGCTTTGCGGCAGAAACGCTAACGCACTTCGCGGATACGAGCCGGCTTCCGTCGCCGCCGGACGTGTACGACCCGCGCGCGGCGATTTTTGCGCTGCGCGGCGAGTTACGCGGAGCCGATAGCACGGCCAAGCGTCAAGCTCGCCAGAGCATCCGTCGCGAGATGGTGCGCTCGATTCTCTCGCTCCAAAACTGGTGGCTCGGCCGGATGCTCGCCACTCCGGCACCGCTGCAAGAGAAGATGACGTTCTTTCTGCACGGCCATTTCACGACCGCCGCCATTCAAAAAGGCGTGTGGCCGACGTACGTGTGGCAACAGAACCAGCTCTATCGTTCGAACGCGCTTGGAAATTTGCGCGATCTGACCCTTGCGGTGAGCAAGGATCCGGCGATGTTACTCTACCTCGACAATGCGCTGAACAATAAAGCCCATCCGAACGAAAATTACGCCCGAGAGTTGATGGAACTCTTCACGCTCGGGCACGGGAATTATACGGAAGAAGACGTCCGCCAATCGGCGCGCGCCTTCACCGGCTGGAGCCTGAATCGCAAAGCCGGAACGTTTTTCGATAATCGGCGGATCCACGACGACGGCGTGAAGACGTTTCTAGGCCGCAGCGGCAATTTTGACGGCACCGACATCGTGAATATCATCTACCAGCAGGCCGCTTGCCCGAAGTTCTGGGCGGAGAAGCTCTTAAGCGCGTTCGTTTACGGCAATCCCGAACCCGAACTCATCGAGCAGGTGGCCGCGCTGATTCATCGCCACGATTATACGTTGGCGCCGGTGATGTCGACGTTGCTGCAAAGCAACGTGTTCTACTCCGAACGCGCGTACCGCGCGTTGGTAAAGAGTCCGGTCGAATACGTCGTCGGGACGCACAAAGCGTTTGGCTTGGCCGCCATCGTCCCGGGGTCGCTCCCGGCCCTGCGCGCGATGGGGCAAGTGCT